The following coding sequences are from one Ignavibacteria bacterium window:
- the dnaX gene encoding DNA polymerase III subunit gamma/tau, whose amino-acid sequence MSYIVTARKWRPNRFEDVVGQEHITTTLKNAIKNNRIAHAYLFAGPRGVGKTTTARILAKTLNCLNPVGFEPCNECEMCQSFNTSQSLDIIEIDGASNRRIEEVRVLRESVKYAPTKGKSKVYIIDEVHMLTNESFNALLKTLEEPPEHTIFIFATTDVHKVPLTIISRCQRFDFRRIELDTIKGLLKNIAESEKIEIDDQSLTIIARKADGALRDAESIFDQIISFSGNKVEASSVARMLNLIDDEVYFTISDAILDKKFLAAFEVSKTVYENGWNFIDFMNGLVEHFRNIMTVVLTGRAKLIETAEIFKEKYLAYKDKFSEGDLLRIMNYLNKTQQELRFTQNHKLLIEVALCHLIGLEKSASIREAIANLEEVKKNGPVVLNRPSAPKATEMRENVPGNGASEKAASPVVTSEAELGTFNDVLAKWNHFLKEVNEEKFIVGSALQNMKLLSLEGSKLNVEIKDVHDRKIIMQLREYFLEKTEAVFGKSFIFNFTDGTSGEETDGYNTETGIQTPPEPEPEMEETDPLISAIKTQLGGEEIQ is encoded by the coding sequence ATGAGCTATATCGTAACTGCAAGAAAATGGCGCCCCAACAGGTTTGAAGATGTTGTGGGGCAGGAACACATTACAACAACACTGAAAAATGCTATTAAGAATAACAGAATAGCTCATGCCTACCTTTTTGCAGGCCCCCGCGGCGTTGGTAAAACTACAACAGCACGTATCTTAGCCAAGACACTAAACTGCCTAAACCCCGTCGGCTTTGAGCCCTGCAATGAATGTGAAATGTGCCAGAGCTTCAACACCTCGCAGTCGCTGGATATTATTGAAATAGACGGCGCCTCGAACAGAAGGATTGAAGAGGTAAGGGTCTTAAGGGAATCTGTTAAGTATGCTCCTACAAAGGGTAAGTCAAAAGTCTATATCATAGATGAAGTTCACATGCTTACCAACGAGTCGTTTAACGCTCTGCTTAAAACGCTCGAAGAGCCGCCTGAACATACGATCTTTATCTTTGCTACAACGGACGTTCATAAGGTCCCTCTTACAATTATATCCCGCTGCCAGAGGTTCGACTTCAGAAGAATTGAGCTCGATACAATAAAAGGCCTCCTTAAGAATATTGCCGAAAGTGAAAAAATTGAAATAGACGACCAATCGCTTACAATCATTGCCCGCAAGGCCGACGGTGCCTTAAGAGATGCTGAAAGCATATTTGACCAGATAATATCCTTCAGCGGCAATAAGGTTGAGGCTTCCTCTGTTGCAAGGATGCTGAACCTCATAGACGACGAGGTATATTTTACCATTTCAGACGCCATACTGGATAAGAAATTCCTCGCGGCATTTGAAGTCTCAAAAACAGTTTATGAGAACGGGTGGAATTTTATCGACTTCATGAACGGCCTTGTGGAGCACTTCCGCAATATAATGACGGTTGTTTTAACAGGAAGAGCAAAGCTCATAGAAACGGCGGAAATTTTCAAGGAAAAATACCTGGCTTACAAAGACAAGTTCTCTGAAGGGGATCTTTTAAGGATAATGAACTATCTGAACAAGACCCAGCAGGAACTGAGGTTTACGCAGAACCACAAGCTTTTAATTGAAGTTGCACTCTGCCACCTGATAGGACTTGAAAAATCAGCCTCCATAAGGGAAGCAATTGCGAACCTGGAAGAGGTTAAAAAGAACGGTCCTGTAGTTCTTAACAGGCCCTCAGCCCCGAAAGCTACGGAAATGAGGGAAAATGTTCCGGGTAACGGCGCTTCAGAGAAAGCGGCTTCTCCCGTAGTAACATCTGAAGCCGAGCTGGGGACGTTTAATGATGTTCTTGCAAAGTGGAATCACTTTTTGAAGGAAGTCAATGAGGAGAAATTCATTGTTGGAAGTGCGCTTCAGAATATGAAGCTCCTCAGCCTGGAAGGCTCTAAACTGAACGTTGAAATTAAGGACGTGCACGACAGGAAGATCATCATGCAGCTCAGGGAATACTTCCTTGAAAAGACTGAAGCCGTATTCGGTAAAAGCTTCATATTTAATTTCACCGACGGCACTTCAGGAGAGGAAACGGACGGATACAACACCGAAACAGGCATTCAGACGCCACCTGAACCCGAGCCCGAAATGGAAGAAACAGACCCCTTAATCAGCGCCATAAAAACTCAGCTTGGGGGAGAAGAGATCCAGTAA
- a CDS encoding GAF domain-containing protein, whose translation MSETIEINSNLTDEEKYRELIPQMENLLASDDFTVTTLSNFTAALKQTFPKVSWVGFYLRKGDFLYLGPFQGKIACTQIKIGQGVCGTSAEKKETVIVPDVDKFPGHIACDSLSRSEIVVPLLKGGELFGVLDLDSTSCNSFNEIDQKYLEALGRLVLEKINGAQTVI comes from the coding sequence ATGTCTGAAACAATTGAAATAAACAGTAATCTTACTGATGAAGAAAAATACCGTGAACTCATCCCGCAGATGGAGAATCTTCTTGCCAGTGATGACTTCACGGTTACAACCCTTTCAAATTTTACCGCCGCCTTAAAGCAGACTTTTCCCAAAGTCAGCTGGGTGGGGTTTTATTTAAGGAAGGGGGATTTCCTTTATCTGGGTCCCTTCCAGGGAAAGATCGCCTGCACACAGATAAAAATAGGGCAGGGGGTCTGCGGAACTTCGGCTGAGAAAAAAGAAACTGTAATTGTGCCCGACGTTGACAAGTTCCCGGGGCACATTGCATGCGACTCTTTGTCCAGGTCTGAAATTGTTGTCCCGCTTCTTAAAGGAGGGGAACTCTTTGGTGTGCTTGACCTCGACAGCACATCCTGCAACTCATTTAATGAAATTGATCAAAAGTACCTTGAGGCACTCGGCCGTCTGGTGCTTGAAAAAATTAATGGTGCCCAAACGGTAATCTGA